A part of Prolixibacteraceae bacterium genomic DNA contains:
- a CDS encoding CvpA family protein, producing MNIIDAILGVFLVYGTYQGYKNGFIVEIATFLALFVGVFGSASLSELTEGVLVEQLNWHSEFVGLVSFVLTFILLIVGVHLLAKLLTKLADIMILGSVNYVAGAVFALIKVAFILSLLLVVAEKFRPVDDLMNDHTKSTSKLYKPIKLFAPSVFPMLEEIDPKEQWEKQQKAIKETMQKTKTQVKKIQQKAKKVADEDLDFDDL from the coding sequence ATGAACATTATTGATGCAATCTTAGGGGTCTTCCTCGTTTATGGAACTTATCAAGGATATAAGAATGGATTTATTGTTGAAATTGCGACCTTCTTAGCTCTTTTTGTTGGAGTGTTTGGTTCTGCTTCACTTTCTGAATTAACAGAGGGTGTTTTGGTGGAACAACTTAATTGGCACTCTGAATTTGTCGGACTCGTTTCCTTTGTACTAACCTTTATTTTGTTAATTGTAGGGGTTCATCTGCTTGCCAAATTGCTAACAAAGTTAGCTGATATTATGATTCTTGGATCGGTGAATTATGTAGCAGGTGCAGTGTTTGCATTGATAAAGGTTGCATTTATACTGAGCTTATTACTTGTCGTAGCTGAAAAGTTTAGACCTGTTGATGATTTGATGAATGATCATACAAAGAGTACGTCCAAGCTATATAAGCCGATAAAACTCTTCGCTCCTAGTGTATTCCCAATGTTGGAGGAGATTGATCCAAAAGAGCAGTGGGAAAAACAACAGAAGGCTATTAAAGAGACGATGCAGAAGACTAAGACTCAAGTCAAGAAGATACAGCAGAAAGCGAAGAAAGTGGCAGATGAAGATCTTGATTTTGATGACCTATAG
- the tyrS gene encoding tyrosine--tRNA ligase: MNFVEELKWRGMIHDIMPGTEEQLKKEMTSAYVGIDPTADSLHIGHLVGVMMLKHLQNAGHQPIVLVGGATGMIGDPSMKSQERNLLDETTLRHNQDCLKNQLSRLLDFSDAKENQAIMVNNYDWMKEFSFLSFIRDIGKHLTVNYMMSKDSVKKRLDSSNKSGLSFTEFTYQLVQGTDFLHLYREHNCKLQMGGSDQWGNITTGTELIRRIDRGEAFAMTCPLITKADGKKFGKTESGNVWLDAERTTPYAFYQFWLNTSDDDAEKYIKIFTMLSQEEVASIVSEHQEAPHRRVLQQRLAKEVTIMVHSEEEYDAAVEASAILFGKGTQEQLQKLDERTFLAVFEGVPQFKVSADLIKEGVDVVSLLSEHAEVFPSKGELRRSIKGNGVSINKQKVASPEVIIDPSYLIANKYILAQKGKKNYYLIIAE, from the coding sequence ATGAATTTTGTAGAAGAGTTAAAATGGAGAGGCATGATTCATGACATCATGCCAGGAACCGAAGAACAACTTAAGAAAGAGATGACTTCTGCTTATGTAGGTATTGACCCTACCGCAGATTCACTACATATAGGACACTTGGTTGGCGTAATGATGTTGAAGCATCTTCAAAATGCAGGTCACCAACCTATTGTGCTCGTTGGAGGTGCAACAGGAATGATCGGGGACCCTTCTATGAAATCACAAGAACGTAATCTTCTTGATGAAACTACGTTGCGTCATAACCAAGATTGTTTGAAGAATCAGTTGTCAAGACTGCTTGATTTTTCTGATGCAAAAGAGAATCAAGCCATCATGGTGAATAACTATGATTGGATGAAAGAGTTTTCGTTCTTGTCATTTATACGAGATATTGGAAAGCATCTTACCGTAAATTATATGATGAGTAAAGATTCTGTAAAAAAACGACTTGACAGTAGTAACAAGTCGGGATTGTCTTTTACCGAATTTACATATCAATTGGTTCAGGGTACAGACTTTCTACACTTATATAGAGAACACAATTGTAAACTTCAGATGGGTGGAAGTGATCAATGGGGAAATATTACGACTGGTACGGAGTTAATCCGTCGTATTGATCGTGGAGAAGCATTTGCGATGACCTGTCCATTGATTACTAAAGCAGATGGAAAGAAGTTTGGAAAAACGGAGAGTGGCAATGTGTGGCTAGATGCAGAGAGAACTACACCATATGCTTTTTACCAGTTTTGGTTAAACACATCGGATGACGATGCTGAGAAGTATATTAAGATCTTTACTATGTTGTCACAAGAGGAGGTAGCATCTATTGTCAGCGAACACCAAGAGGCTCCTCACCGTCGTGTACTTCAACAGCGTTTGGCTAAAGAGGTGACGATTATGGTACACTCAGAAGAGGAGTATGATGCCGCTGTTGAGGCTTCAGCTATTCTATTTGGAAAGGGAACACAAGAGCAACTGCAGAAGTTGGATGAAAGAACTTTCTTGGCAGTATTCGAAGGAGTTCCTCAGTTTAAAGTGTCTGCAGATCTAATCAAAGAAGGTGTAGATGTTGTGTCATTATTGTCGGAACATGCAGAGGTCTTCCCATCAAAAGGGGAACTTCGTCGTAGCATTAAAGGAAATGGGGTAAGTATCAATAAGCAGAAAGTCGCTTCTCCAGAAGTGATCATTGACCCTTCATATCTGATTGCAAATAAATATATCCTTGCACAAAAGGGTAAAAAGAACTACTACTTGATTATTGCTGAGTAA
- a CDS encoding GNAT family N-acetyltransferase, with translation MIDEDADLKKLSVIVRKVSLNDIEELKVIGQLTFQETYGWYNSEENMIEYLDQEFSREKLRAQLLNENSEFYFTESDDKVIGYLKVNVKDAQTEMKLDNALEIERIYVLKEYHGKSVGKILYDKAIELARQKEVESVWLGVWEKNPRAIKFYEKNGLTVFDKHVFKLGDDEQTDIMMKLEMKSLQG, from the coding sequence ATGATTGATGAGGATGCAGATCTTAAGAAATTAAGTGTGATAGTACGAAAAGTAAGTCTGAATGATATTGAAGAGTTGAAAGTAATTGGACAATTAACCTTTCAAGAAACATACGGTTGGTATAATAGTGAAGAAAATATGATAGAGTACTTGGATCAAGAGTTCTCTAGAGAAAAACTAAGAGCACAGCTTCTAAATGAGAATTCGGAATTCTATTTTACAGAATCAGACGATAAAGTAATTGGCTATCTAAAAGTTAATGTTAAAGATGCACAAACTGAAATGAAACTAGATAATGCACTTGAGATTGAAAGAATCTATGTGCTTAAGGAGTATCATGGAAAGAGTGTGGGAAAGATTCTTTACGATAAGGCTATTGAATTGGCACGACAGAAGGAGGTTGAGAGTGTATGGTTAGGTGTTTGGGAGAAGAATCCAAGGGCGATCAAGTTTTACGAAAAGAATGGTTTAACTGTTTTTGACAAACATGTTTTCAAACTTGGAGACGATGAACAGACAGATATTATGATGAAATTGGAAATGAAAAGTTTACAAGGTTAG